CCAAGATTACTCCGATATTTCCAGTAGGAAAATACAATCGGACAGTTTTTTTTTAAAAAAAAATAAACATACCACAATGAAAGAACTACATAAAATATTAAATGAGATTACCCAACTCACCACAGATATAGAAACCAATTATCCTGAACTTTATCGTTCTTTAGATGAAAACCCAATGACATTGCCTATTACAAAACATCCTCATATGGATAAATTGGTAATGAAGGAGTATTTAGACAGCTTAAAGGAATTATTAGAAAGTTATGTAGAAGAATAAAGAATAAACTATAATAATATGGGAGAAATTGCTACCTCAAATAGACAAATAACGCTGTTTTATAATTCTAAATCGATTAGAGCAAAACAGACCTTGGCATACGCCAAGGCAGAAGGATTAAAAATCAAAGATATTGATATTCTAAGAACGAAGCTAACAGGTACGCAATTAGTAGAGCTTGCGGACAGACTCAATATAGTGGTGGCAGATTTAGTAAATCAGGAACATCCTGCATACACATCTCATTTTGAGCACCACAATTTTTCAACCGATGACTGGATTCAATTAATACAGCATAATCCTGAAATAATGAAACAACCTATTGCATTAAGAGGCGATATTACTATTCTGGTTGAGACGCCTACAGATATCCTTAAAATTCAGCAAACTTGATTTTTTTTCACAGAATGTCCAGCATCATTTCATATCTCTAAACAAAGTCTAATCTTTGACAAAGGAGTTATTTACAATTATAAATAAGAAGGAGAACTCGATTTCTGGAAAGATGAATTAAAATCTTTTAGAATAGATTAAATGAACTGGTAATAAGGTGGACAAACAAAAGATGTACTAGCCCAAGGACCACTATCAAAATGAATTCATACTTCATAGTGGCGTAATCGAAGATTTAAAAGAATCTATCAAAAACACGAGACACGTATTGTAGGACAAAGTAAAATCGGTTAAGATGCCATTGGCACAGAATTCGCTCAAAAATACATATAATTTAAATCCAGGTTTTAGTACAACTCCAAGTGCAAACGGAAACTTTCTTGCTGAGACAATTGGTTGCGAATATTAATTAGTTGAACAGACTTATAAAATAACTAATCAAAAAAAACGGCCACCGAAATAAATCAATGACCGCTTTTAAACCTTAAACCAAATTCTTACTAAAGACCTGTGGCTACCGTAACAGCACCACGTTCTTTTATGAGTTCGTTTCTTACGCCTGATTTTCTAAATAACTCCACTGGATTTAAGGCACCGTTAGTTCTTAATCTTGCTTCTGCTACCAATGCTCTTAAATCTGTTCTGTATGCGTTTTGAAGAATCTCTTGAGCTTTAGCCACGTCATTTTCTTCTTGTGCTTTCTCTAATGCTTTTCTATCTACTGAAAGTGCTTGGGCGTAAGCCAACATAATCGCCTCTACAGATTGTAACAAGTCTTCTAATGGGTCTTTTACATTATGAGATGCATCAATCATCCAACCCAAATCTTTTGCATGATTCATCCCTCTCGCGTCCATGCCTTCTACCAACTCATTGAAAATTAAGAACAATTGGTATGGTTTCACGCAACCTGCAGTTAGGTCATCATCACCGTATTTGGAGTCGTTAAAGTGGAAACCTCCCAGCTTTTCTTCCATTAAAAGCAAAGCGACAATTTGTTCAATATTAGCATTTGGCAAATGATGTCCTAAATCCACCAAAGTTGATGCTTTCTCTCCTAGTTTTTGTACGTAAGACAGCGATTGCCCCCAGTCTGCCACCGTGGTAGAATAGAAGTTTGGCTCATAAGATTTATACTCCAAAAACAGTTTCCAATCTGACGGAAGTGCTGCGTAAATCTCTTGTAAACTTTCTAAAGTATTTTG
This sequence is a window from Arcticibacterium luteifluviistationis. Protein-coding genes within it:
- a CDS encoding TIM barrel protein, giving the protein MKLNKEIIGNHNADLNSRHQTKLQFTASEVANTEAIIEKLMAFQIAIPSWALGTGGTRFGRFPGGGEPRSIEEKIEDVGLLHKLNQSSGAISLHIPWDIPENYQSIKTLAGEHGLAFDAVNSNTFQDQADQKHSYKFGSLQNVNKAIRKQAVDHNIEVIKHGVGLGSKSLTVWLSDGSCFPGQLNFRKAYQNTLESLQEIYAALPSDWKLFLEYKSYEPNFYSTTVADWGQSLSYVQKLGEKASTLVDLGHHLPNANIEQIVALLLMEEKLGGFHFNDSKYGDDDLTAGCVKPYQLFLIFNELVEGMDARGMNHAKDLGWMIDASHNVKDPLEDLLQSVEAIMLAYAQALSVDRKALEKAQEENDVAKAQEILQNAYRTDLRALVAEARLRTNGALNPVELFRKSGVRNELIKERGAVTVATGL
- a CDS encoding arsenate reductase family protein yields the protein MGEIATSNRQITLFYNSKSIRAKQTLAYAKAEGLKIKDIDILRTKLTGTQLVELADRLNIVVADLVNQEHPAYTSHFEHHNFSTDDWIQLIQHNPEIMKQPIALRGDITILVETPTDILKIQQT